Proteins from a genomic interval of Zingiber officinale cultivar Zhangliang chromosome 1B, Zo_v1.1, whole genome shotgun sequence:
- the LOC121971803 gene encoding uncharacterized protein LOC121971803 — MWLLFVLHKVFPPLFVLFLNSLPVIACTTLLLGVLLVHSEPNTRKHKPRGSRDRTRKDSVTDKEGLEPDSRATRKTVVRRVVSSAICVEKASDEKDADSDEWHEIDQEQDGDLSDFKSADGSDVGETYGEKDGDEKNVVSWSEDDQRILIQIGNSELERNRRLERVIAIRKARRLMMVDNGGDKPILHSHLSSINASSRKNPIEDPYDSTEPPGSATPSAQSPFDLPQDPTISKENSNCSSDSSNSHNECESISSEANKKPDATGADQFSWFALSLASVEEHESLSKEVSVIEEADVIGHEMYRARKGFGSDGLVVSRAVPAPAAAKKALLRSSVVSMRM, encoded by the coding sequence ATGTGGCTCTTGTTTGTGCTGCACAAGGTCTTTCCCCCTCTGTTTGTTTTGTTCCTGAATTCCCTCCCAGTCATTGCTTGCACAACTCTTCTTCTTGGAGTCCTTTTGGTCCACAGCGAGCCGAACACCCGCAAGCACAAGCCCCGCGGTAGCCGCGATCGAACGAGGAAGGATTCAGTCACTGACAAGGAAGGTTTGGAGCCCGATTCTAGAGCCACAAGGAAGACAGTTGTGAGAAGAGTTGTTTCTAGTGCCATTTGTGTTGAGAAAGCAAGTGACGAGAAGGATGCGGATAGTGATGAATGGCATGAAATTGATCAAGAACAGGACGGCGATCTTTCCGATTTCAAGTCAGCCGATGGTAGTGATGTTGGAGAGACATATGGAGAGAAAGATGGTGATGAAAAAAATGTCGTGTCATGGAGTGAAGATGATCAGAGAATTCTCATTCAAATCGGGAACTCCGAGCTCGAAAGAAACCGGCGGTTGGAGAGGGTAATTGCCATTCGAAAGGCAAGGAGGCTGATGATGGTGGACAATGGAGGAGACAAGCCAATTCTTCATTCTCATCTCTCTTCTATCAATGCATCATCAAGAAAGAACCCAATTGAAGATCCTTATGACTCAACCGAGCCACCGGGCTCAGCCACCCCTTCGGCGCAAAGCCCGTTCGATCTTCCTCAGGATCCTACAATATCCAAGGAGAATTCGAATTGTAGTTCAGATTCGTCGAATTCACACAATGAATGTGAGTCGATTTCATCTGAGGCAAACAAGAAGCCTGATGCAACAGGAGCTGATCAATTTAGCTGGTTCGCATTGAGTCTGGCATCGGTCGAAGAGCATGAATCGCTGTCGAAGGAGGTGTCGGTGATCGAGGAGGCGGATGTGATCGGGCATGAAATGTACAGAGCTCGCAAAGGTTTCGGTTCCGATGGCCTAGTTGTGAGCAGGGCTGTGCCGGCACCAGCAGCAGCTAAGAAGGCATTGCTGCGGTCAAGTGTGGTTTCAATGAGGATGTAG
- the LOC121971807 gene encoding histone-lysine N-methyltransferase, H3 lysine-9 specific SUVH1-like, producing the protein MERRSNRTPPSEEKGVLDVKPLRTLAPMFPAPFGFDTVTQSTVPPIVCITPSGFSLSFPDPVDQAGTTIALSDDDDDDDPSFEGNTTSSGKRARKVRADSQKTDAKSKRPIKSPIKLLPLSLSMPDDPRESVDMILMMFDALRRRLLQLDEAKDVVRRQDLKIGSIMAARDVRTNVGKRIGSVPGVEVGEIFYFRFEMNLIGLHAPSMAGIDYLTTSFGDKEERVAICIVSSGGYDNEDDDVDVLIYSGQGGTGRHKQPDDQKLERGNLALDTSFYRKNQIRVVRSAKDINCQTGKIYIYDGLYKIESSWTDKGKAGFNMFKYKLLREPGQPDGIATWKMVQKWKKDPSSRGRVILPDISSGAENFPVCLVNDVDYERKPNHFVYITNVKCSHPTNVMKPLRGCMCLSVCLPGDRNCSCAQQNGGDLPYNSMGLLVCRKPLIYECCLSCQCSFNCRNRVTQKGIRLHFEVFRTKECGWGLRSWDPIRAGTFVCEYTGEIIDSRVQDEDEGDEYIFRATYLGEKVMRFNYRPELLEDPELGIANEVFRPFPFTISAKNSGNIARFMNHSCSPNLFWQPVLHDHGDEEYPHIMFFALKHIPPMTELTYDYGPGSESLRSRKCLCKSPNCRGYFG; encoded by the exons ATGGAAAGAAGATCCAATAGGACTCCTCCATCCGAGGAAAAAGGGGTATTGGACGTGAAGCCTTTACGGACTTTGGCGCCAATGTTCCCTGCGCCATTTGGCTTTGACACGGTTACGCAGTCAACTGTGCCTCCCATTGTTTGCATCACTCCCTCCGGCTTCTCTCTTTCCTTTCCTGATCCTGTCGACCAAG CAGGTACTACCATTGCACTCTCCGATGATGATGACGATGACGACCCTTCTTTTGAAGGTAATACAACATCCTCAGGCAAGAGAGCTAGAAAGGTACGAGCAGATAGCCAGAAGACAGATGCCAAAAGTAAACGACCTATCAAGAGTCCAATAAAACTACTTCCCTTGTCCCTATCTATGCCAGATGACCCTAGGGAATCTGTAGATATGATACTTATGATGTTTGATGCACTCCGTAGGAGGCTTCTTCAGTTGGATGAGGCAAAAGATGTGGTCAGGCGCCAAGACTTGAAAATTGGGTCCATCATGGCTGCTAGGGATGTGAGGACTAATGTAGGCAAGAGGATTGGATCTGTTCCAGGTGTTGAAGTTGGAGAAATTTTCTACTTCAGGTTTGAAATGAACTTGATTGGATTGCATGCTCCTAGTATGGCAGGTATTGATTACCTAACAACTAGCTTTGGTGACAAAGAAGAGCGTGTTGCCATTTGTATTGTGTCATCTGGTGGTTATGATAATGAAGATGATGATGTTGATGTCTTGATTTACAGTGGCCAGGGAGGTACAGGCAGGCATAAACAACCAGATGACCAAAAGCTGGAAAGAGGAAACCTTGCTCTTGATACAAGTTTTTACAGGAAGAATCAGATTCGGGTTGTACGTAGTGCTAAAGATATTAATTGTCAAACTGGTAAAATATACATCTATGATGGTCTTTATAAGATTGAAAGTTCATGGACTGATAAAGGCAAGGCAGGGTTCAACATGTTCAAGTACAAGTTACTAAGAGAGCCAGGGCAGCCTGATGGAATTGCAACCTGGAAAATGGTGCAGAAGTGGAAAAAGGATCCATCTAGTAGAGGTAGAGTGATACTACCTGACATATCGTCAGGTGCAGAGAACTTTCCAGTTTGCCTTGTCAATGATGTTGATTATGAGAGAAAACCAAACCATTTTGTATACATAACAAATGTTAAGTGTTCACACCCTACTAATGTGATGAAGCCTTTACGGGGTTGCATGTGTCTTAGTGTGTGTCTCCCTGGTGACCGGAACTGCTCTTGTGCCCAGCAAAATGGGGGTGATTTACCGTATAATTCAATGGGCCTTCTTGTATGTCGTAAGCCTTTAATATATGAATGCTGTTTATCCTGCCAATGCTCTTTTAATTGCCGAAATAGGGTCACTCAGAAGGGCATTAGGCTCCACTTTGAAGTTTTTAGGACAAAAGAATGTGGTTGGGGTCTTCGTTCCTGGGACCCTATTAGAGCAGGAACATTTGTCTGTGAATATACAGGTGAGATTATTGATAGTAGGGttcaagatgaagatgaaggggATGAGTATATCTTTCGAGCTACTTATCTCGGTGAAAAAGTAATGAGATTCAATTATAGGCCTGAATTATTGGAAGATCCTGAATTAGGAATCGCTAATGAGGTGTTTAGGCCATTTCCCTTTACAATAAGTGCGAAGAATTCAGGCAACATTGCACGTTTTATGAATCATAGCTGCTCTCCTAATCTTTTCTGGCAACCAGTTTTACATGATCATGGTGATGAGGAGTATCCGCATATAATGTTCTTTGCGCTGAAACACATTCCTCCTATGACTGAATTGACATATGATTACGGTCCTGGCTCAGAATCACTTCGAAGCAGGAAATGCTTGTGTAAATCTCCAAATTGTCGAGGCTATTTTGGATAA
- the LOC121971814 gene encoding probable protein S-acyltransferase 4, with protein MAMPEQREVIKRLRLYQAWKGNNIFFCGGRLIFGPDVASLFLTTILIAGPAITFCIDIILKMNKDEKQPSTILGFPVLILTLLMTIADLTFLFMTSSRDPGIVQRNTRPLDGNEAYNATTPSMEWISGRAPRLRLPRTKDVIVNGFVLKVKYCDTCMLYRPPRASHCSICNNCVKKFDHHCPWVGQCIGLRNYRFFSLFISTSTFLCIFIFIFSWLNIIDQRKHYGNSTWKSMKHEVMSLVLIVYIFIMVWFVGGLSVLHCYLMSTNQTTYENFRYRYDKKDNPHNNGYWRNFKEVFFSKIPPSEHDFRSFIDEETIEVGPYTPNIGMNITSMKEKFGIEMGNKFAVCDNMTIPSILQNLDYSSIEDNEDVKDQTDNNAFDPLGIHFSQKCHCCSPRHSASKSCGSENEASGNERAAKEAPEAVNDERTTNQRYSNMV; from the exons ATGGCGATGCCAGAGCAAAGAGAGGTGATCAAGAGGTTGAGATTGTATCAAGCTTGGAAGGGAAACAat ATATTCTTTTGTGGTGGAAGATTAATATTTGGCCCAGATGTTGCTTCATTATTCTTAACAACAATTCTAATAGCTGGTCCAGCAATAACATTCTGCATCGATATAATCTTGAAAATGAACAAGGATGAGAAGCAACCCAGTACGATCCTTGGATTTCCAGTTCTGATACTGACATTGCTGATGACAATTGCT GACTTGACCTTTTTGTTCATGACGTCCAGTCGAGACCCAGGTATTGTGCAAAGGAACACAAGGCCACTGGATGGCAATGAAGCATACAATGCCACAACTCCATCCATGGAGTGGATCAGTGGAAGAGCACCTCGTCTACGGTTGCCTAGAACAAAGGATGTCATTGTGAATGGCTTTGTCCTCAAAGTGAAGTATTGTGATACTTGCATGTTGTACCGGCCACCCCGCGCCTCACATTGCTCGATCTGCAACAATTGTGTGAAGAAGTTCGATCATCATTGCCCATGGGTTGGTCAGTGCATTGGACTA CGAAACTATCGGTTCTTCAGTTTATTTATATCGACGTCTACATTTCTCTGCattttcatcttcatcttctcctgGCTGAACATTATTGATCAAAGGAAGCACTATGGAAACTCGACGTGGAAGTCCATGAAACATGAGGTGATGTCATTGGTTCTCATAGTGTACATTTTCATCATGGTGTGGTTCGTTGGCGGGCTTTCTGTTCTCCATTGCTATCTAATGAGCACAAATCAG ACAACCTATGAAAACTTCCGATATCGATACGATAAGAAAGACAACCCCCACAACAACGGCTACTGGAGAAATTTCAAAGAGGTTTTTTTCTCAAAGATCCCACCTTCAGAGCATGATTTTAGATCATTTATAGATGAGGAAACGATAGAAGTTGGACCTTACACCCCAAACATTGGCATGAACATAACGAGCATGAAAGAGAAGTTTGGCATAGAGATGGGCAATAAATTTGCAGTGTGCGACAATATGACCATTCCAAGTATACTACAGAATCTGGACTACAGTAGCATTGAGGATAACGAAGATGTCAAGGATCAAACCGACAACAATGCATTCGATCCTCTTGGTATTCATTTTTCTCAAAAGTGTCATTGTTGTTCACCAAGGCATTCGGCTTCAAAAAGCTGCGGTAGCGAAAATGAAGCGTCTGGTAATGAAAGGGCAGCTAAGGAAGCTCCTGAAGCTGTCAATGATGAAAGAACTACCAATCAAAGATACTCAAACATGGTATAA